The DNA sequence ACAATTCCAGCAATGGTAAATCAACGGGAGGTCCTTCGGCACTCAACCAGGACGTGACAATCAGTGCCAGCAACGCGATCATCCTCCGGCAACTTCCTAATGGCACCCAACTCCCCATCAAGGTTGACCTCTATCAGGCAGTCCGCGATCCGAGTCAACGTGTGCTGATTCAGCCCGGCGACTACATCATTCTGCAATACACCAAGTCTGAAGCGATCGCAGCCTTCATTGAAAGACATCTGCTGGAAGGTGCATTGTTCGGGCTGGCAGCCTCGAATCTCCAGAACGGCGGAGGCAACCGCTGAACCGGTCTGCCTGAGCGGGGCTGAAAGCCGAGACTACTTCTTCTCGATGACGAAGCCCTGTTTTTCGTCGGGTTTAGCCAGTAGAACTTCACCGATGTGCTGCTTGTCTTTGAGTGTATCCCGACCAATCAGTAAAAGATCGTCTGAGATCCGCTCTACGCCCAACGCGCAATCGAGGGGGAATTTCGCTTTGAAGGTATAGTTTATATCGGCCTTCAACAGTTCCGAACCATAACAGCCAAACCACCACTGCTGATTCGCAAAAGTGGCCGTCTGAATTCCCAGCAAAGTGTAGCCACTCTGCAAGACATGTTTCTTGACGAACTTCAGATTCTGATCGTATTCGTAGAGATAGTTCTCCTTGAACCCTTTTGGCAATCCACCTACGACCAGGAACTTGCCCCCATGGTGTGCGATTCCTCCGGCTCCATAGATCACTTCCGGTGTTTTGTGCTTGCCAATCAGCAGCAGTTTCTCCGCGTCGTAAACGTAAACCCAGGAATCTGCCTTCCCCTCGGCATTATTGAAATCGCCAAAATTCACAGCGACATAGACTTTGCCATCCACATGACAGAGATCTCCATGGTGATTACCAACCGGAATCTTGATCAGGACCTTCCCGTCAGCATTGGTTTTTACCAGCTGAGTCGTAAAGCTCCAGAAGATATTTCCCTGGCCATCAACACAAACCCCCTGCAAATGATGCGGATACGTTCCCTCACAGCGGGTATTGTGATAGGGAGTCTGTTCCGGCTTTGTTTCCGCCTGGGCGATAGTACCGAGACCACAGACCAGAGCAATTACCAGCAACCATGACTCACACTGCAGTTTCTTCACCAGCAAATCTCCTCAACAGCTAATCGGCAGAAATCAGGTCCGGTCCATCGCCGGCCCGCTTCTCGTACTTTCCGCTGGAGGATTTCACATACTTAGTGAATCCCAGCTCTCCCAGACGTTTGTCATCGTTTAAGGTACGCTTCGCCTCGGCATCTGACCATTTTCCGGAAATATTCGCAGCAGTAATGACACGTCGAACCGGCTCTCCGGTCTCTGGATGCTGCGTTAAAATTGGTTCACTCATCCGTTGAATGACTTCGAATCGTTCACCAGCCGACCCATCAGGGTTGACGACTTCATACACATAAGTAGGCATTGCTACCGGATAACCTCAAAAAAGGGGGGCAGAAATCAAGAATCTGCCAGCCGACACACTGGCCATCAGGCCACTGCCAGTTTATATTCCCCACCGAGTAAACGGGCGAAATTGGGGGCCAAATCCCTCCCCAGGCAGCAGACTGCACAGACTATAACTTCATCTGATCTATTGAAATCATATCCGAACCCGCATGCAAGGAAAAGGTCCTGAAGTTTGCAGCGCGAGCTTGAGATTTAGTGGCTGGTATATCTGGACCTCCCCAGCTAGAATCTGTTAGCATCTTCTATTGTTGAACCCAGACAAACTCACATAAGTACACACAGCGTGGGTAGTTTTTTAACAGGAGAATTTTCCGTGCAAGTTGCGATTACTTGTCGTCATGGCAGCGTCTCAGATGGTCTGCGTGAATATATTACTGAAAAGTCTGAGAAGTTACTGACTTACTTTGAGCGGGTAACGGCAATCCAGATCACAATCGATCAAGGCGAAAACCAGAACCGGGTCGAAATTCTCGTTGATGCAGAACACAAACACAATTTTGTTTCGCATGCAGAAGGTGACGAAGTTAAACCCAACTTCCACGCCGCTTTGAGCAAGATGGAACAGCAGATTAAAAAATACAAACAAAAGATTCAGGATCACCGCCGCGATCTCCCCATGAATGAAATCGCTGAGAACGGAATGGCCGAGGCGGAAGCCGAGACCGAAGAAGAAACCGAATCTGAATAATTTATTCCTCGCAGACTGATTTTTGCTGAGGAATGAGACGAAACGTCTTACAATTAAATATCGTGTGAACAGCCTCCCCTGAGCGAAAGAATCCATTTCCGGGGCCGTCATAACTTAACAATCATGTCTTGCGTACCATCCGTTCTCCTCGAGAAGGACGCAAACACCGACTTTTTTGCAGATGTAGTTAGAAGGAAAAATACATGAAGTTAACAGACTTCGTGGTTTCGGAAGCGATCATTCCGGAATTGAATGTGACAACCAAAGAAGAAGCAATCCGCACCATGGTCGCCAGCCTGAAAAATGCAGGTAGCATTTCGGCTGATGACGAAGAAGGTATCGTATCGGCAATTCTCAAACGGGAAGAACTGGGATCTACCGGAATTGGTAACGGCGTTGCAGTCCCCCACACCAAACATTCTTCTGTCGAAAACCTGACAGCAGCTGTGGCCCTCTCTTCAGACGGGGTCGATTTTGCCAGCCTGGACGGCGAAGATGTTTATATTCTGTTTTTGCTGATCTCCCCCCTGGATCGTCCAGGAGATCACTTACGCGGCCTGGAGAATATTTCTCGCCACCTGCGGAATCAGAACTTCTGTAAGTTTCTCCGCCAGTCCAAGAACATCGAAGACATTGTTGAACTGCTCAATGAAGCGGACAGCAATCAACTGGACTAAGCTGAGAGACCTGATTGTCAGGGATCCCCCTGCTCAATTGAAACTGACACTTCCTGCTGAGTTGAGTTGATGACTGTCTGGGAGGAGTATACGCTTCGCTGTGCTCCTGATTGATCAAACTAACAGGAAAGGGGTAATTACGAAACCTCACTGAAAACAAAAGCCTTAATGCGGTCTATGGCCTGTTTTCAGCCAGCTTCTGTAGTTATCAAAAGTGCCATGCAAGAATCTGTTTGCCGTCAGATTGTCACCGTCAAAATGAAACAGGGTCTGCATTTGCGCCCGATTTCTGAAATTGTCAGAATGACCCGTGACTATGCTTGCGACTTTAAAATTTCCAATGGAGATCGGTCGGCCAATGCCCGGGAAGTCTATGACCTGCTGGAACTGCAGGCGCTCCCGGAAACCGAACTGGTTCTGGAAGCAGTCGGCGACGATGCCACGAAACTCATGGAAGAAATCGTTCAGTTTTTTGAATCAGGATACAAAAAATTTGAAGAAGTCTCTGATCTGTCTGACTAGCCCCTGAACACACCAACCCGATGGTTCATCACCGGTTGCCTGTCTGTCGAAAGCGCCATAGTAGGCCCTGATTGAATGCTTGTAAAACGTGGAATTGCAGTTTCTCCGGGAGTAAATTTCGGTCCCGCCCTGATTCTGGGTGCGGAGGACTTTCGCATACCGCGGCAATTCGTCAGCGTCAATGTGATCGAAACCGAAATCGCTCGCCTGCGTTCTGCGCTCGATGCGGTCTGTGAAGAGATCGCCGTAAATGAAAGACTTGCCTCTGACAAACTGGGGGAACAGTACGGTGCCATTTTCGCCGCACACCTGCAGATGGTCAGTTCTCCCCGGCTTCGTGAAGAGATCGAGACTCTGATCCGTGACAAATGCTATTCCCCTGAGCACGCTTCCAGTCGCGTCTTCAGACGTTACACCAAGCTGGTACAGCACCTGGGTGACAATTACCTGGCGGAACGCGCCAGTGATATCATCGATCTGGAAAAGCGGCTGCTGAAACAGCTGCTGGGGGAAAAACGCGAAGAACTATCCAACCTGACAACGCCCATCGTCGTCCTCGCCAATAACCTGACCCCCAGCGAAACTGCGGGGCTGGCCAAGGAATATGTACTCGGCTTTGCTACCGAAGTCGGCGGTCGCACCAGCCATACCTCGATTCTGGCAGGAGCCCTGGAAATTCCAGCCGTCGTCGGTCTGGGAGAATTTCTCTCCGATGTCTCCGGCGGTGACATGGTCATTGTTGACGGCAACAACGGCGAAATCATCATTGACCCCGACGAAGAGACGCTGGCCCGATACAAGGATACCGGCGAACGGCAGCGTTCGATGGCAGCCCGACTGGCATCGCGGCGTAAAATTCGCTCGGAAACCAAAGATGGGACCCGTATTCACGTCATGGGGAACATTGAATTCCCTAATGAAGTTGAACACTGTGCCGAACGGGGGGCAGACGGGATCGGCCTCTACCGAACCGAATTCCTTTACTTGCAGTCCAATACCGAGCCTACCGAAGAAATTCACTACGACGCCTACTGTCGCGTCGTCCAGGCGGCTCAGAACCGCCCGATTGTGATCCGAACCCTCGACCTGGGTGCAGATAAGATTCCACGTGGCTATCGCCATCTGGCTAAAGAGGGCATGAACCCGGCTCTGGGACTCCGCAGTGTCCGCCTCAGCCTGCGGGACCTGCCGCTCTTCAAAACCCAGCTCCGGGCTATCTTCCGGGCTGCCGTACACGGTGACGTCCGCATCATGTTCCCCCTCATCTCTACCCTGCTCGAATGGCGGCAGGCCAAGATGATTGTCGGTGACGTTCTGGAAGATCTCGAAGAACGGGGTGTGGATTTCAATCCCAATATTCCGATAGGAATGATGGTAGAAGTCCCGGCAGCTGCCCTGCTGGCAGAAGAATTTGCCGAAGAAGTTGACTTTTTCTCCATTGGGACGAACGACTTAATTCAGTATACTCTGGCAGTGGATCGGTCTGATCCCGCCGTTTCGTCGCTCTACAACTCTGCTGATCCTTCGATTTTAAGGCTCATCAAAATGGTGGTAGAAGCGGCCCGTAAAAAAAACATACCGGTTACCGTCTGTGGGCAGATGAGCTCCGACCTGAAATCGATCCCGCTGCTGGCAGGCCTGGGGATTCGACAGATCAGTACCACACCACTGGCGATCCCGGAAGTAAAAGAAGTAATCAGACATCTGACAATCGCCCGGGCCGAGGAAATCGCAGCACATGCAATGACCATCGACGTGGCCCGCGACGTTGAAAGTTATTTAAGAGGAGAATTGTACAAAATCTGTCCTGACCTGTTTGATGAAGAGCTTCCTTTGTAAGCGCTCAACTCAAAGCAGTCGCTTCTGAAAAGCACCGGGACAACATTAACTGCAGGATCAGGTGAAAACTCACCCCTTCTGCAACCTCGATTTTTACGTTTACATTTTGCAGCGGACTCGAACTGTTTTTCAAAAATCGGTTCGCTGCCATCCACTGCACCTCGGTGGTGCGTGGGTTGAGTATGAACCAGATTCAATCAAGACGAAATGCATGACACAGTCATTTCCCAAACCGAAAGCATTTACGTGTGATTCAGACTGAATGCAGGTTCCCGATACAGTGCTGGCTCTTCCCGAGCAGCCTGTCAGAGTTCCTGCGAACCGTCCTCTCGCACTAGTGACAGCAGTATGAACTACCCCCCTGATCCTTCAGAACAGATCATTTTGAAGACGGCTCAAGCCGCCTTACGGGGATATGCTGCCGCTTGCACAACACGCTTTCAAAGTCCACAGGCAGTTCCTGCCGCCTCTGTAACGACCTCTAACCCGCTGCAGTCCTCCGCCCGCATAACAGACCTTAATGCGTTCTGTGTGCCAGGCGCTACTCCGACTGTCAGCCACACCAGAGCAGTTACAGCATCCTCAGGAACGATCACGCCCGTCGACAATGTTCGGGAAATGATTCGACTCACCAGTCGCCCCCACCAGAATCTCTCTAAGCCGCCTCGTCACGGTCGATCGACCAGCGATACATCGGCTTATTTCAGGAGAATCGCCCGCACGGAGACATATGTGCTCCCGCAAGGGCAACTGACTGGCTTTTCTACCACAAGAGACTGTTCTCGTCGTGGAAAGTCCGTCTCCACAGTGACTGCTGAGGAATACTGCATTCGTCGTGTTCCACGACAAAGGGTATTCCATGAAAAAGGAAATGCTGATTAATGTCCTCCAGCCGGAGGAAAGTCGAATCGCCATCGTTGAAGATGGTGTCCTCGAAGAACTGTATGTCGAGCGCAACAGCCTCGAAAACCTGGTAGGAAATATCTACAAGGGTAAAGTCGTCAATATCGAGCCCAGTATTCAGGCCGCATTTGTCGATTTCGGCGTTGGACGGAATGGCTTCCTGCACGTCAGCGATCTCGAATACCAGTACTATAAACACATCACGGAAAACGGTGAGAACAAAGCAGCACGGGGCAGAAACTCCAAAGGCCGCCGTATCAATGAGCGCAGTGTGGCTAACAAACCACCGATCCAGGAAATCCTGAAACGCGGCAGCGAAGTGCTGGTCCAGGTAATCAAGGAAGGGATCGGCAACAAAGGCCCCACGCTTTCTACCTACATCAGTATTCCCGGCCGCTACCTGGTCATCATGCCCGGACTGCAGCGGGTCGGCATCAGCCGCAAAATCACCGATGAAGACGTGAGAAAACAGCTGCGTTCCATCCTGACACAACTGGCACCTCCGCCGGGACTGGGTTTTATTGTCCGTACCGCAGGTATTGATCGCTCTGCTGAAGATCTGCAACGCGACCTGAATTACCTGCTCCGTCTCTGGGGAACCATCGTCGGGCGCATCAAGAAACTACCGGCGCCTGTCGAAATTTACTCCGAATCCGACATGATGATTCGCACGATTCGCGACATCTACAACAGCGAAATCGACACACTCTATATTGACGAACCCACGGCCTACCAGCGGGCTCGCGACTTCATGAAAGTCGTCCTGCCCAAACACGTCAATCGCATCAAACACTACACCGGCAGTGATCCGATTTTCTATAACAGCAATCTGGATGATGAAATCTGCAGCATCCAGAACCGGCACGTGCCCATGAAAGGTGGCGGCTCAATCGTAATCGACCAGACCGAAGCCCTGGTCGCGATCGACGTTAACAGTGGTAACTACCGGGCTGATGACAATGCTGAAAAAACAGCTTTCAAAGTCAACATGAAGGCCGCTGAGGAAATCAGCCGCCAGATTCGTCTTCGGGACCTTGGCGGAGTGATCGTAATCGATTTCATCGACATGCGGGAAGAAAAGCACCGTCGGTCCGTCGAACGTCGACTGCGCGATCTGGTCAAACGGGACCGTGCCCGTACTAAAGTGCTCCGCATTAGTCCCTTCGGTCTGATTGAAATGACCCGCCAGAGAATTCGCCCCTCGCTCCGCAGGAGCATGTACGAAGACTGTCCCTCCTGTCGGGGAACGGGCCAGGTCAAAACAGCCGAAAGTATGGCCATCGAAGTCATGCGAACCCTGATGACCACGGTCTACAAGAAAAACATCGCGCGGCTGGTGCTGAATGTACATGAAAATGTGGCTAATTACCTGAATAATAAACGCCGCAAAGATATCAACAGCCTCGAAGAATCATCGAATACCGTTATTGCCATCAACGCACGTACAGATGTCGAACCAGAACATCTCACCGCACGTTGTTACGACGATATTGGAAATGAAGTGAATTTCTAGTCGCTTCTGACTCGAAATTTCAAAAGTGACTCTTTACAATGCCCTGCTCGCTATGCGTATGAGAGGTACGGATTCCGCGCAGGGCCTGGCTGGCTGATTGAATAAACACACTCTCGCAGCTGTGTTTAACTATATAATATCATTAGCGTTGCGCTATTGATTCTGAATACAGATCGGATTCCATTTGCTTCATAAATCCGACTTCAGCAATTATTTGATCCAAGTGTAAGAAAAAAGAAGGTTTGAGGATGTTTGTAGTAATCGAAGATGGCAGCCATCAATATACGATTCAGGAAGGCGATACCCTGACAATCGACTACCGTGCTACAGCAACAGAAGGCGATTCTATCACTTTTGAAAGCGTGCTGCTCGCCAATGGTGGCGGTGCCAGCTCGATCGGCACCCCGGCTATCGAAGGTGCATCGGTCGAAGCCGAAGTTGTAAATCCAGAGGTCAAAGGCGAGAAACTGGAAATTCAGAAGTTCCGTCGCCGCAAGAACTCTCGTCGTCATACAGGTCACCGCCAGAAATACACCACAGTTCGCATCAAATCGATCACCGTGCCTGGTCTGGAAATTGTGGAAGCACAAGAAACCGAACCTGCTGCCACTGAAGCCTAATTCAAACTGACGCGTGCCCTACGCTGATATTTGATGCGCACAGCATAGAATCTACTCTCAGCCCCCTGATTCAATCTCAGGGGGCTGTTTGCATTTGAACTCATCCCAGTCTCCCCTGCCTGCAAATTGACCTTGACCCAAAACCGTTATTTGACTTAATGTTATGCGGCTTTTGAGACGTCCGGCTGTGAGACCGGGCAGTTCAGATATTCGGACGGACCGCAGACCGCATCCCAGGCAGGTAAGGATACTTCGATGCACCTCTTTTTTTCAGTAGGCGAACCCAGCGGAGATCAGCACACGGCTCACCTGATCGAAGAAATTCGCACCCGCCGCCCCGACGCTCGTTTCTCTGCCTTCGGTGGGCCAGAGATGCAGGCTGCCGGCTGTCACCTTGAAGTTCGGCTGACCGATTATGCCGTCATGGGCATTCTCAACGTTCTGCCTCTGATTTTTAAATTCATTCAGCTGATCCGGCAAGTCGGCGCCTACCTCGAACAGGAGCGCCCCGACGCCGTGATCCTTGTGGATTTCCCCGGATTCAACTGGTGGGTTGCGAAAAAAGCCAAAGCCCTGGGTATTCCGGTTTTCTATTACCTGCCCCCTCAACTCTGGGCCTGGGCCCCCTGGCGCATTCGCCGTGTTCGTAAAAATGTGGATTACATCCTCTCCGGACTCCAGTTTGAAAAACAATGGTATGAATCGCGAGGAATCAACGTCGATTACATCGGGCATCCCTTCTTTGATGAAGTGGTTTCCCGGAAGCTGCAGCAGGATACCCTTACCGAGTTGAAACAGTCCGCTCCGCAGATTCTAGGCGTACTCCCCGGTTCTCGTACAAATGAGGTCACGCGCAACTTCCCTGTGATGCTACAGACGATTCGTCGCCTCTCTCAACAATTTCCCGACGCCATCTTTCCGATTGCCTGCTACCGGGAAGCACACCTTGAACTCTGCCAGAACTTTATTCGCGAACAACAGGCTGAAGATTTACCGCTCAAACTCTATCTCAAGCAGACTCCCGAAATCATCGAAGCCGCAGACTGCTGCCTGATGGTCTCCGGATCGGTCAGCCTGGAAATGCTGGCCCGCAAAACGCCAGCCGTTGTGCTGTATCGCAGCCACTGGGGCATGTATTTCCTGGGACAACTGCTGATCACCTGCAAATACATGTCACTACCCAACCTGATTGCAGGACGGGAAATCATGCCGGAATTTCCCTCTGTGGGAAATCCGAACAAAGTCGTAACGCAAATGTCGACGATCCTGGCCGAGTGGCTGAGCAGCCCCCTGGCCCTGGAACGAGCCGGGTCAGAGCTCACATCGCTCTATAATGAAACAGTCATACCCGGTGCCTCAGCACATGCAGCCGAAGCCATCTTGAGCCATACCGGAGCCCAGATCAGCTCTAAAGCGGCTGCCTGATATACACATAAACACACCGTAGTGTTCAATTCGTGTTAAATCGGGCACAAAACGACAATTTTCCAATGAGAATCTGGGGAACCTCCAATTGTTTGTTTTGTGTGAATGGTCCTCTTGAAAACTGCTCGTTAGAATCGTCGGATACGTCGTAACAGACCATTCCCGGGTGAAATCAGCCCCGGATGGCTGAAAAGATCATAATCTGTAAAACGCATCTTGGACTATCGGGACTACTTAAACTAATGGGAAAAAAAACGATCCGGATTGGAATTGTTGGCGCAGGAGCAAATACAAAAGCGCG is a window from the Gimesia benthica genome containing:
- a CDS encoding FmdB family zinc ribbon protein — protein: MPTYVYEVVNPDGSAGERFEVIQRMSEPILTQHPETGEPVRRVITAANISGKWSDAEAKRTLNDDKRLGELGFTKYVKSSSGKYEKRAGDGPDLISAD
- the hpf gene encoding ribosome hibernation-promoting factor, HPF/YfiA family, with amino-acid sequence MQVAITCRHGSVSDGLREYITEKSEKLLTYFERVTAIQITIDQGENQNRVEILVDAEHKHNFVSHAEGDEVKPNFHAALSKMEQQIKKYKQKIQDHRRDLPMNEIAENGMAEAEAETEEETESE
- a CDS encoding PTS sugar transporter subunit IIA; protein product: MKLTDFVVSEAIIPELNVTTKEEAIRTMVASLKNAGSISADDEEGIVSAILKREELGSTGIGNGVAVPHTKHSSVENLTAAVALSSDGVDFASLDGEDVYILFLLISPLDRPGDHLRGLENISRHLRNQNFCKFLRQSKNIEDIVELLNEADSNQLD
- a CDS encoding HPr family phosphocarrier protein; translation: MQESVCRQIVTVKMKQGLHLRPISEIVRMTRDYACDFKISNGDRSANAREVYDLLELQALPETELVLEAVGDDATKLMEEIVQFFESGYKKFEEVSDLSD
- the ptsP gene encoding phosphoenolpyruvate--protein phosphotransferase, whose product is MLVKRGIAVSPGVNFGPALILGAEDFRIPRQFVSVNVIETEIARLRSALDAVCEEIAVNERLASDKLGEQYGAIFAAHLQMVSSPRLREEIETLIRDKCYSPEHASSRVFRRYTKLVQHLGDNYLAERASDIIDLEKRLLKQLLGEKREELSNLTTPIVVLANNLTPSETAGLAKEYVLGFATEVGGRTSHTSILAGALEIPAVVGLGEFLSDVSGGDMVIVDGNNGEIIIDPDEETLARYKDTGERQRSMAARLASRRKIRSETKDGTRIHVMGNIEFPNEVEHCAERGADGIGLYRTEFLYLQSNTEPTEEIHYDAYCRVVQAAQNRPIVIRTLDLGADKIPRGYRHLAKEGMNPALGLRSVRLSLRDLPLFKTQLRAIFRAAVHGDVRIMFPLISTLLEWRQAKMIVGDVLEDLEERGVDFNPNIPIGMMVEVPAAALLAEEFAEEVDFFSIGTNDLIQYTLAVDRSDPAVSSLYNSADPSILRLIKMVVEAARKKNIPVTVCGQMSSDLKSIPLLAGLGIRQISTTPLAIPEVKEVIRHLTIARAEEIAAHAMTIDVARDVESYLRGELYKICPDLFDEELPL
- a CDS encoding Rne/Rng family ribonuclease produces the protein MKKEMLINVLQPEESRIAIVEDGVLEELYVERNSLENLVGNIYKGKVVNIEPSIQAAFVDFGVGRNGFLHVSDLEYQYYKHITENGENKAARGRNSKGRRINERSVANKPPIQEILKRGSEVLVQVIKEGIGNKGPTLSTYISIPGRYLVIMPGLQRVGISRKITDEDVRKQLRSILTQLAPPPGLGFIVRTAGIDRSAEDLQRDLNYLLRLWGTIVGRIKKLPAPVEIYSESDMMIRTIRDIYNSEIDTLYIDEPTAYQRARDFMKVVLPKHVNRIKHYTGSDPIFYNSNLDDEICSIQNRHVPMKGGGSIVIDQTEALVAIDVNSGNYRADDNAEKTAFKVNMKAAEEISRQIRLRDLGGVIVIDFIDMREEKHRRSVERRLRDLVKRDRARTKVLRISPFGLIEMTRQRIRPSLRRSMYEDCPSCRGTGQVKTAESMAIEVMRTLMTTVYKKNIARLVLNVHENVANYLNNKRRKDINSLEESSNTVIAINARTDVEPEHLTARCYDDIGNEVNF
- the rplU gene encoding 50S ribosomal protein L21 codes for the protein MFVVIEDGSHQYTIQEGDTLTIDYRATATEGDSITFESVLLANGGGASSIGTPAIEGASVEAEVVNPEVKGEKLEIQKFRRRKNSRRHTGHRQKYTTVRIKSITVPGLEIVEAQETEPAATEA
- the lpxB gene encoding lipid-A-disaccharide synthase, which gives rise to MHLFFSVGEPSGDQHTAHLIEEIRTRRPDARFSAFGGPEMQAAGCHLEVRLTDYAVMGILNVLPLIFKFIQLIRQVGAYLEQERPDAVILVDFPGFNWWVAKKAKALGIPVFYYLPPQLWAWAPWRIRRVRKNVDYILSGLQFEKQWYESRGINVDYIGHPFFDEVVSRKLQQDTLTELKQSAPQILGVLPGSRTNEVTRNFPVMLQTIRRLSQQFPDAIFPIACYREAHLELCQNFIREQQAEDLPLKLYLKQTPEIIEAADCCLMVSGSVSLEMLARKTPAVVLYRSHWGMYFLGQLLITCKYMSLPNLIAGREIMPEFPSVGNPNKVVTQMSTILAEWLSSPLALERAGSELTSLYNETVIPGASAHAAEAILSHTGAQISSKAAA